In Neospora caninum Liverpool complete genome, chromosome II, the following are encoded in one genomic region:
- a CDS encoding putative beta-tubulin cofactor d — protein sequence MDAISVSKRQDGPSAAGSASGRTGGLRQHAPSRPALLSESEQPDGTQFADSSLTNDGVCGNLDYFREAETFFGDLARLTQVSVSLCEAVDSLRRLEPAASEVYVHPATVHRVEEAVELVASCVRVLDRYQNQPTLLDRHLPQIVDPIGRVVEKYLNLISPVSPDTSASSAPTVHSPRESLSLSFSSPTRSAPASLGCPTARVGHQEALQRSTNGEHEEEQVRRLAASLSLRLLLHLVYALCKVRGYKSIQLLLPQRSDLLESVVDLCEFLFEAELLSSASSSWFSAAAETENPVSPRCVGSGTHGEHALRAELCDRDKDERERTNAGNFSLETARTESEGTGTRRDQCRTALRELAALARQLPLWSTHYSLLVWLSLLVLAPFGLDSLDSSLQAAKERKHVAGVDGEEKSQPKTLGLRIVLLTEAYLRTTNTKASDAAAFALARFFSRPDVAVKAPELLPHFLNFCQHSLFSERQQATSGEACASSLSASPGACLSCPRNRATERGGEGDSQLAQVPSCVSAGPNKEAAPVPLFQRANALRALNEILKIIDRRAVLPQVPRLRTLLGLASSASEGQLEHGAWSEGDARQLWSSLASLSALFRKLRCSCAARLCMLLLPPVDTRSLLWRYTPHARCLTTLLQQKQPQAKTADETEATRETTGDECGELEKCEGSAALDPRLDGGDEQDEDVPEEVEEVIDLLLERLSDRDSAVRWTASKSIARVVMQLPKEFADQVVVTVLDSLTSVPLSASLASKRLWHGSCLALAELLRRGLVFLSRLAACCSCLRLALAVEASASCGTGDTTGAAAGTALRDAACYAAWSLARSYYRTEALKTEVQSLSRSLLLAALFDREVNCRRAAAAAFQELEGRQGGIACGLTIITIADFFALATRRSSYLRAAPQVASLSQDYALLLLRALSTLLLSPHADEELRVLGAASLKRIAVQYPKLAAEEVLATVLTKAAAPDEDFGTRHGALLGLTALTEALCGKKKCRGADRRPHGGVHAPAGEESEQWEGVPEKTQTEIRQVVLKVEKQRQYRGKGGDLIRVAVCKLIHGLASSPSITFKLATARRYLATLLEGLRHFSESVQLAAAEALRALLLLRMPVEEVCEFMVPTLVAHLNNPDEHVAARRGYVLAFATLPPAVYRRCLLAGRAVASTSATAERASEPDEATSGSAGPGGSSEGGRGSDENAPDVFALLCREATSRAPCGQAALGDAQTRRNALIALGSALAVLLPSSETGTSSSAQPEPARAEKDPATRGRTAVVSSMEPAGSGAEPASDTQLASEAETPRGSPGSFSWRAVVETLEACCADFQADQRGDVGSWVREVAAEIACFLLENAGQSAGDPENGIPRSEPNSSTPHADRFVPDAETAETLAGTEHESSRAESGRREGCRALRREESLRLLTLLTRMAMENLDRTRSRATFLLYHMTAPLFRRTEKRAMGRAELAVSPFRIEWIWGRVFHDYSYELGPADVLPIDVLGSPGSCDAAPAPCLLALAPKPAQSPPYVSLLQQCLLPVALRQKREFEETRPELPFQRLNLSDLATLGTAPTERPASGIDASFHGAGSPPGTGEETGQADEAFPTTSESFDFLLELSVMDGGCATLHKTRKAGVLLRLPLFTKPEVTFPRLLPLLLLPPYRRRTAEGVCLGLGAAMGSTADKTAEAFLSFLVELRRLGASSKQHVTASPEKAPATGQIEATSDRSRLYQQFVTQTQEAGKDAQHARTAPNATVTRALVDVLAQCAAELKTGGSEYLDKLTLAALRTISTVLSNETVTPDDVSRVLKILTKGPLAKGAWLRSFQLVKSRCEAFVALAGATTTQNTSAAEGEEAPNVLKEKRDALCHALTFLLHRFPKIRLLAAESLYSSLLLSLSPEPDCPGGVEASTFVRESSSSSGSESQDTARPSSEQLLVLSETQLDEATELLTVTPWLEVNVTEVDTRACSPSNLSSGQAESSSVEEKGTDTGTSDPTPTGAERENDDCPVERLVVLFSVQKQWNTLFPNRPIPSRKKRELSLLRCD from the exons ATGGACGCGATTTCGGTTTCAAAACGGCAGGATGGGCCCTCCGCCGCAGGTTCTGCCTCTGGGAGAACTGGCGGTCTGAGACAGCATGCTCCTTCGAGGCCTGCACTTTTGAGCGAATCTGAGCAACCGGACGGCACTCAATTCGCCGATTCATCCCTGACAAACGACGGAGTCTGCGGGAATCTAGATTATTTCCGTGAAGCGGAGACCTTTTTCGGGGACCTCGCACGACTCACACAAGTGTCTGTCTCGTTGTGCGAAGCGGTCGATTCTCTTCGACGTCTGGAGCCCGCTGCCAgtgaggtgtacgtacacccggcAACCGTGCATCGCGTCGAAGAGGCCGTTGAGTTGGTCGCGAGTTGTGTACGGGTTTTGGACCGCTACCAAAATCAGCCGACCTTGCTGGATCGTCACCTTCCACAAATCGTCGATCCAATAGGCCGCGTTGTTGAGAAATATCTGAATCTCATTTCGCCTGTATCACCAGACACGTCGGCGTCTAGCGCCCCTACAGTTCATTCCCCCAGGgagtcgctttctctttcgttttcgtctcccacACGCTCGGCCCCCGCCAGTCTGGGCTGTCCTACTGCTCGGGTCGGGCACCAGGAAGCGCTTCAAAGATCCACGAACGGCGAGCACGAAGAGGAGCAAGTGAGGCGACTGgccgcgtcgctgtcgctgcggcttcttctccatctcgtGTACGCCCTCTGCAAAGTCAGGGGGTACAAGTCCATCCAACTCTTGCTTCCACAGAGATCTGACCTTCTCGAGTCGGTAGTCGACCTTTGCGAGTTTCTCTTCGAGGCTGAGCTcttgtcttctgcgtcctcttcATGGTTCTCGGCGGCAGCTGAGACAGAAAAccccgtctctccacggTGTGTCGGAAGCGGGACTCACGGGGAGCACGCGCTGCGTGCGGAGCTTTGTGACAGAGACaaggacgagcgagagaggaccaACGCTGGCaatttctctctcgagacgGCACGGACAGAGAGTGAGGGAACAGGCACCAGGCGAGACCAGTGCCGCACTGCCCTACGCGAACTGGCTGCTCTGGCGAGGCAACTCCCACTATGGAGTACACATTACTCTCTCCTCGTGTggctctcgctcctcgttctcgcgccGTTTGGACTAGACAGTCTCGACAGCTCTCTTCAAGCAGCCAAGGAACGGAAACACGTCGCTGGCgtcgacggagaagagaagtcTCAGCCGAAAACACTGGGCTTAAGAATCGTCCTCCTCACAGAGGCGTATCTTCGAACAACGAACACGAAAGCCAGCGACGCAGCTGCCTTTgcgctcgcgcgcttctTTAGCCGTCCTGACGTTGCTGTCAAGGCTCCGGAACTCCTTCCGCATTTCCTCAACTTCTGTCAGcactctctcttttcagaaAGACAACAGGCAACGTCTGGTGAGGCCTgtgcgtcgtctctttccgcctccCCGGGAGCTTGCCTCTCTTGTCCACGCAATAGAGCCACAGagcgagggggagaaggagatTCTCAGCTGGCGCAAGTCCCCAGTTGCGTCTCTGCGGGCCCTAACAAAGAAGCTGCGcccgtgcctctcttccaGCGAGCAAACG CGCTTCGTGCACTGAACGAGATCCTGAAGATCATTGACCGGCGCGCTGTCCTCCCACAAGTCCCGCGATTGCGTACCCTTCTCGGCcttgcttcctctgcgtccgAAGGCCAGCTGGAGCACGGGGCgtggagcgaaggagacgcgcgacaaCTCTGGAGTTCGCTggcctcgctttctgcccTCTTTCGAAAACTGAGATGCAGTTGCGCTGCGCGGCTCTGCAtgcttctcctccctcctgTCGACACCCGGTCGCTGCTGTGGAGGTACACCCCGCACGCGCGCTGTCTCACGACGCTCCTGCAGCAGAagcagccgcaggcgaaaaccgcagacgagacagaggccaCTCGCGAGACGACGGGCGACGAGTGTGGCGAGCTCGAGAAATGTGAAGGATCCGCCGCTCTGGACCCGCGGCtagacggcggagacgaacaGGACGAGGACGTTCcagaagaagtggaagaagtcATTGATCTCCTCCTCGAGAGACTCTCCGATCGAGACAGCGCTGTCAGGTGGACTGCCTCAAAGTCCATCGCCAGAGTCGTCATGCAACTCCCAAAGGAATTCGCGGACCAG GTGGTTGTGACCGTCCTCGACTCACTCACATCCgtcccgctctctgcgtctcttgccTCCAAGCGTCTGTGGCACGGGAGTTGCCTGGCTCTGGCTGAGCTTCTCCGAAGAggtctcgttttcctttcgcgGCTGGCTGCCTGCTGTTCGTGTCTGCGACTAGCGCTAGCCGTGGAAGCCTCCGCCAGCTGTGGCACAGGAGACACCACTGGGGCGGCTGCTGGGACAGCGCTCCGAGACGCAGCTTGCTACGCCGCCTGGAGTCTCGCGCGGTCTTATTACCGGACGGAAGCGTTGAAAACCGAAgtccagtctctctctcggtctctcctcctcgcgGCTCTCTTCGATCGAGAGGTGAACTGCag AcgcgcagcggctgcagcgttTCAAGAACTCGAAGGCCGCCAAGGAGGCATTGCATGCGGCCTCACAATCATCACGATTGCCGACTTCTTTGCTCTCGCaacgcgccgctcctcgtATCTGCGTGCGGCTCCTCAAGTAGCGAGTCTCAGTCAAGATTACGCACTGCTTCTCCTCCGAGCGCTGTCgactctccttctctcgcctcacgCGGATGAAGAACTCCGCGTTCTGGGCGCCGCCTCTTTGAAGAGAATCGCCGTTCAGTATCCCAAACTTGCGGCAGAG gAAGTTCTTGCCACCGTGCTGACCAAGGCTGCGGCGCCCGATGAAGACTTCGGGACGCGTCACGGGGCCCTCCTCGGTCTGACTGCGTTGACCGAGGCGCTGTGTGGCAAAAAAAAGTGCCGAGGCGCCGATCGCCGTCCACACGGcggagtgcatgcgccggctGGGGAGGAATCTGAACAATGGGAAGGCGttccggagaagacgcagacggaaATCCGGCAAGTCGTCCTGAAGGtggagaagcaaagacagtaccgaggaaaaggaggggaCCTCATTCGCGTGGCCGTCTGCAAACTCATTCACGGCCTCG cgtcttctccgtccatCACCTTCAAACTGGCAACGGCTCGGCGGTACCTCGCCACGCTGTTGGAGGGTCTGCGTCATTTCAGCGAGTCTGTGCAGCTGGCGGCAGCGGAAGCGCTTCGCGCGCTCCTGCTGCTTCGCATGCCTGTGGAAGAAGTTTGCGAGTTCATGGTTCCGACTTTGGTCGCGCATTTGAACAATCCGGACGAACACGTGGCGGCCCGCAGAGGCTACgtgctcgccttcgcgacGCTCCCCCCTGCCGTTTAccgcaggtgtctccttgccGGGCGAGCCGTGGCGTCGACTTCGGCAACCGCCGAGCGTGCATCGGAGCCGGATGAGGCCACGAGCGGCTCGGCGGGACCGGGCGGTTCCTCAGAAGGCGGGCGCGGCTCAGACGAGAACGCCCCAGatgtcttcgccctcctctgcagagaggcgacgtcTCGGGCTCCCTGCGGCCAGGCCGCACTGGGCGATGCACAGACGCGACGGAATGCGCTGATTGCGCTCGGATCTGCGCTCGCAGTtctcctgccttcctcgGAGACCGGCACGAGCAGCAGCGCTCAACCGGAGCCTGCGAGGGCGGAGAAAGACCCGGCGACGCGAGGACGCACCGCCGTGGTGTCTTCGATGGAACCGGCAGGGAGTGGAGCAGAGCCAGCAAGCGACACACAGCTAGcaagcgaggcggagactcCACGCGGTTCGCCTGGTTCCTTTTCGTGGAGGGCCGTTGTCGAGACACTTGAGGCGTGCTGCGCGGACTTCCAGGCCGACCAACGCGGCGACGTCGGGTCGTGGGTTCGCGAGGTCGCAGCCGAAATTGCATGCTTTCTTCTGGAAAATGCGGGCCAAAGCGCCGGGGACCCTGAAAACGGGATTCCGCGTTCGGAGCCGAACTCGTCAACGCCGCATGCCGACCGATTTGTGCCGGATGCGGAGACTGCGGAGACGCTTGCCGGGACTGAGCATGAGAGCAGCAGAGCGGAGAGCGGACGAAGGGAAGGATGTCGAGCCCTGCGTAGAGAGGAGTCGCTGAGGTTGTTGACGTTGCTCACGCGAATGGCCATGGAGAATCTGGACAGGACGCGGAGCAGAGCCACGTTCCTGCTCTACCACATGACTGCGCCGCTGTTTCGCCGAACCGAAAAGCGAGCGATGGGCCGCGCGGAGCTCGcagtctctccctttcga ATTGAGTGGATTTGGGGGCGCGTCTTCCACGACTACTCCTACGAGTTGGGTCCCGCCGACGTCTTGCCTATTGACGTTCTCGGCAGCCCTGGAAGCTGCGacgccgcgccggcgccctgtctcctcgccctcgcccccAAGCCCGCGCAGTCTCCTCCCTACGTGTCGCTCCTGCAGCAGTGTCTGCTGCCTGTCGCGCTGCGCCAGAAACGTGAGTTCGAAGAAACGAGGCCGGAGCTTCCTTTTCAGCGTTTGAATCTGTCGGATCTCGCCACGCTCGGAACCGCGCCCACAGAGCGCCCTGCTTCCGGGATCGACGCTTCGTTTCACGGCGCGGGCTCTCCTCCAGGGACGGGTGAGGAAACGGGGCAAGCCGATGAGGCGTTTCCGACCACCAGCGAAAGCTTCGACTTCCTCTTGGAGCTTTCCGTGATGGACGGCGGCTGCGCGACTCTGCACAAGACGCGAAAAGCCGGGGTTCTActgcgtttgcctctcttcacGAAGCCTGAGGTCACCTTTccccggcttcttcctcttcttctgctcccgCCCTACCGACGGCGAACAGCCGAGGGCGTGTGTCTGGGCCTCGGCGCTGCCATGGGCAGCACGGCGGATAAGACGGCTgaggccttcctctctttcctcgtcgagcTAAGGCGGCTCGGTGCCTCCTCCAAACAGCACGTGACCGCAAGtccagagaaggcgcctgcGACGGGACAGATCGAGGCGACTTCCGACCGATCCAGGCTATACCAGCAGTTCGTGACGCAGACCCAGGAGGCCGGAAAGGACGCACAACACGCAAGGACCGCTCCGAATGCCACGGTAACCCGCGCCCTTGTCGACGTTCTGGCCCAGTGCGCCGCGGAACTGAAAACGGGAGGCAGCGAATATCTCGACAAACTCACCCTCGCGGCGCTCCGCACCATTTCTACCGTTCTCAGCAATGAGACTGTCACGCCAGATGACG TATCGAGAGTTTTAAAGATCTTGACGAAAGGGCCGCTCGCGAAAGGCGCCTGGCTGCGGTCTTTTCAACTCGTAAAGAGTCGCTGCGAGgctttcgtcgctctcgctggGGCGACGACGACTCAGAACACGAGCGCCgccgaaggggaagaagcgccgaACGTTctcaaagagaaaagggacgcGTTGTGCCATGCCCTGACATTTCTGCTCCACCG GTTTCCGAAGATTCGGTTGCTGGCAGCTGAGTCTCTCTAtagttctcttcttctctctctgtccccagAACCGGACTGTCCCGGCGGAGTTGAGGCTTCTACCTTTGTGCGCGAATCGTCTTCATCCTCAGGCTCCGAGTCTCAAGACACTGCGAGGCCCAGTTCGGAGCAGTTACTCGTTCTCTCAGAGACACAActcgacgaggcgacagagcTCCTCACTGTCACACCATGGCTGGAGGTGAATGTGACCGAAGTAGACactcgtgcatgcagtccgaGCAATCTCAGTTCTGGACAGGCCGAAAGCAGCAGCgtcgaagagaaaggaacggatACAGGAACTTCTGACCCCACCCCGACGGGAGCGGAGCGCGAAAACGACGACTGTCCCGTCGAGAGGCTAGTGGTCCTCTTTAGCGTTCAGAAGCAGTGGAATACTCTCTTTCCAAACCGACCGATACCCtccaggaaaaaacgagagctCTCCCTGCTCAGGTGTGACTGA